CTCAAACATGGTTCCATTAAAACATGGAAAAATGTATCTATAATAACTTACACAACATTGCCAACAATGGTGAGTATCAAAGCTAATATCTTGCATTCTTTTCCCAAGATAGTAGCTATTCCATGGTGAAATATGGCCTTTTAAAAACCGAAGTACATGTCCATACATGTTATGTTATTTGCCTATGCATCTTCAAGAGAAGTAATATAACTTGAACTCATAGAGAGTTAACAAAAACAtggagagagagcgagagagagagagattgcaTTAACTAAATAATGGCTTTTCTTGTGCACTATAAGACCATTTTAACAACAACTAAAAATAACACGGGTTTCATGCATCATGTAGATATATGTCTGTGTGCTGGTGGGCCTATGATCATGTTGCTTGATACATATAGTCAAGTCAAGAATTTATCGCAAAATGGATctttgattagggaacataaataAACAATCATGGTAAATGTGGGTTTAGTTATCCAATATAATCGCATTCCCCCAAGGACTCGATGCATGCACTTATGGTATTCACATGCAAAAAAGTTGTTGTGTAGTTGTCACTAAAAGTACAAACATAAGTACATAACCCTTTTTTTGTCGAGCTGGTAGTATACGTAGATGCGTAGCTTCCATGTATTTTTCACAAGCTTTGTACCTTTTCTGCGCATTAAAAACATGTGTTTGCATTAGTAAAATGTATACCGTTCTCGCCAAACCCAATTTCTCATAAGAGCGAGTTGTTACTCAAGCCTTCAGTTTAGTACATTATTAAAAGTTGTTTTCTTATCTTTTTGGTCTACTTCATTTTTCACAATGAGTAGTGTTACTCTACTTGATCACAACAAATATTTGTGATCGATGAGTTAATATTATCATTGCAAATCATGTTCGTTCTTACAAAAGAAACCCATGATACGTAGTCTCATTGTGCATTGTTTTAGCATATACTTTTAGCCAATACCACATTTGTATTTATTTAAACTAATATGTATACGAGTATTGTTTTATATAGCATTCATATTATTGTACAAAGCATGCCATACAAAGTTATGTTTTTGTAAGCTATATTGGGAATCCATATTTTCCTTAGTAAAAGGCGCATCTCATAAAGTTATATTGCTTACATAATTGATAAACTAGATATATTTGTGTAATATGTATTGATTTGAACACACTTCACATGGGAAACATAGTTGGAAGTAATTTGTTTCTGCGTGTCAATATCCCCACTTAAATATGGATATTAAATATAAGTTTAGTATTCAGTCCTATTTTAATTTCATAAACCTACAATTATAAGGGATTAGATTATTATGTCATTGTATTTATTAATCATGACAACACTACAGGTACATGAAAAATTATACCATTAAGTGAACTGAAGTATGATAATTGACTAAGGTAATAAAAAACATGCAAGTAATATACATAAATATCTTGCAATATATCTTTTCCAATCACAACTTCCCATTTTGTACAAGCATCTAGATCAAACTTTACATGCATACAGTAGGTATAATGGTTGTGAAGGACAATGGCAGAAAAAGGTTTTACAATAAGAAGATGATTGTAGTTCCGATGGTTGTTTTAGTTTCATGGGCAAAGAAAGTATCATATTGTTTAAGCATAAAAAGTTTATTCTCGGCCTAACATGTGATTGGCTATGAATCTAATGAAACAACACATGTTACTGAAGGAGTCCACTTGAATTAAAGTATATGCAACATAAATGAAGGATCAAGGACTTGATTCCGTGTTGCTTCATGTAAGTGGCAAGCTAAATAAAATCGACGACTAAATCAAATCTCCCATGTGGATGAACACATTTTATAACCAAACCGCCATTGTAAAAGGAATAAATGATGAACTCAAACAAATAAATTACCATATCTAGCCTCATCATGGTAGTGCCCGGCCATAATAATAGGTGGGTCATTGTTCTACTATCTTACTTTAGGACATGAATATTATGATTTACTAGATAACAATCCACCAATACAATGATTTGATTTCAAATACGTATGTAGGACGTAGGAAATTATTGCTTGCTAATTGCATTTGGAATGGAATGGTTAACAAGCCATACATGGACATATCTTTAGGATTATCTAGCTTCAAAATCAGCTTTAGGATTATATCCCTTATTAGAGTGAACATTCTTAAGAATGCCTCTAGAGTCATTTATGGACGGGGAGAAAAAGTACATTTCAAGACAGGTCACTATGTTCTAGTCTAACTCTAGGTGCCTTCAGTTGTTTGCATCCAAACCCAATAGGGCAGGTAGAAAAGCATGTCAATAAACTCGAACATAGTTGATATGAAGTGCTTCATATATTCTGCCAAATATCATTATACATTATATGACTTAAATTTGAATGAACACTAATAAGCTTCTTGGAAACTTCAAACAAATACAACCTTGCATTACGTTACAAGAAAGAATCGACCATCCTTCATGATAGAAAGTACGTAGAGGGACGTAAAACCTTGCATTACGTTACAAGAAACGGTCATCCTGCATGAAAGAAAGTACGTAGAGAGACGTGCAACCTTGCATTACGTTACAAGAAAGAAACGACCATCCTACATGACAGAAAGTATGTAGAGGGACGTAAAACCTTGCATTACGTTAGAAGAAACAGTCATCCTTCATGAAAGAAAGTACATACAAAAATATGTGAAGCCTTGCATTACGTCACGAGAAACGGTCATCGTGCATGAAAGGAAGTACGTACAGAGACGTAAAACCTTGCATTACGTTACACGAAACGGTCACCCTACAAGGAAGGAACTACGTACACAGACGTAAAACCTTGCATTACGTTACAAGAAACAACCATCCTACATGAAAGGAAGTACGTACGGCGACACAAAAGGGAGCATGAAGGTCTTTATGACCCATGCAAATACTTACACGCTATAACATCTTAGCATGGCTTTATGAACACGTAGGGACTCAATCATGTCAATTTGGCCATACAAAAAATGAGCCGCGACACAATAAAAATTTGTTTGCTCTAGCTAGCGATGAGTGTAAACCGATATGTATTAAGCTTTCTAAACATAGCGTATCATGAATGTTTGGTGAATCGActgatccacatgcataaaagttCATAGGCAGGCAAAGGAAACACAAAGATACCAACATAGTCTTCTTTTTTAAAGGCCAACATAGTCTTTTAATAATCTTATTATGTAAACCAATTTATAAGGATTGTAATTTCTGAAACCTGGTTCCAACAATAATAGTAGGAAACATCGTTTATAGCAAGTATTAACCCGCGCAATATTGCTAATTGTGGCCAAGTGTCCAAAGTTAATACTAGCCATACCAACCAGCATGGTCATTAGATCAACATGTTTTATACACTACCAGGCTATGAGCATTATCATGCATGATTGTTTCCCAATTTACATTATACCATAAAAACACACCATCATCAGGTCCAAATGCCACAAGTGTCAGGTATCATCCAGGCTTGGGAGGAGGGAGTGGTTTGCGCTACTACGGGAGGAGGGCTGACAGCAAAGGGTGTAGTGTTCGCGGACCCGACCCGCTTGGCCTTAAATGGCTCCAGCTGTGCCCATCGGAGCCCAACAGAGCGCCAGTCTATCTAGAGTGCGGAGAGAGAAAGCGAGGAGGGGGGAGTGGTCATGGCCCCGACGATCGAGCGCCGTGTTTAAAATCGCCGGCCCTTAATTCCGCCCGCACCGGTTACTACTAGTACCACCACCACCCCGCCCGCTGCTGGCGCCGTGGAGCGGAGAGCGCGAGAAGGATAGGGACGAAGGGAGtgagggagggaggagggagaggagcgtCCAGCCAGCAGCGGCGGAGGAGCTAGCTGGTCCAATCGGCCGTTTCAACCCGGTGCAAAAATCGGCATACGGGAACAAAGATCGCGGGGGTGGCATCCGGGTGGCGAAGCAACGCCAGCGGATATCGCTCGCGGCTCGCCCTCTCGCGTGCTCATCCTCGAGGCCCGGCGCTGCTGCCGTTACCTCTCCGGCGCGTATAAATAGGCCCGGGGGCGAGCCCGGAGAGGCCACGCAGCGCAGAGTGCCAAGGTCTCTctccccctccttcctcctcctgcTCATCCTCCGGTCCTCTCCTCCTAGCCGGCGAGCGAGCGAGAACCATGGACTTCGGGGATGACCAGGAGGGGGGATCCGAGAGCAACCAGCACCAGCACCACCAGCAGCAGAACCAGAACCAGCGGCGCAAGCGCTACCATCGCCACACGCCGCGCCAGATTCAGACGCTCGAGGCGTACGTAATCCTCTTAATCATGCGCCCCCTGCCTTAATTCTCGCCTTGTTTGCGATCTTAATTCTTGCCGCCGGTGATCGGTAGAGAGGAGTAATGGCGTCTGTCGTCCGTGTGTTGGCAGGATGTTCAAGGAGTGCCCCCACCCCGACGAGGCGCAGCGCGCCAATCTCAGCCGCGAGCTCGGCCTCGAGGCCCGCCAGATCAAGTTCTGGTTCCAGAACCGGCGCACGCAGATGAAGGTAAGTGGTGCCATCCATGGACTCGAATCTTTGGTTGCTCCAAGTTTCTCTCTTTTTCTTCTCTATGATCTGGTCTTGAATTGTTTCCTGAACGGGGCGGAATCTGTTTGTTGTGGATGGCATGGACATGGCAGGCACAGCACGAACGGCAGGACAACTGTTTCCTGCGGCAGGAGAACGACAAGATCCGGTGCGAGAACATCGCCATGCGGGAGGCGCTGAAGAATGTCATCTGCCCCACCTGCGGCGGCCCGCCCATCGCGGAAGACTACTTCGACGAGCAGAAGCTCCGGATGGAGAACGCGCGCCTCAAGCAGGAGCTCGACAGCGTCGCCGGCCTCACCGCCAAGTACCTCGGCCGCCCCTTCACGCAGCTGCCGCAGGGGACGCCGCAGATGAACGTCTCCTCGCTCGACCTCTCCATGGGCGGGGTGCCAATGGGCGGCGTGCCGATGGGCGGAGGGCACCACCAGCAGTTCGGCGGCGGCCTGTCGCTGGACCTCGACCTCCTCAGCGGGGCTGGCCTGGGCATGCCGTTGTCGGACATGCCGACCATGCATCTGCCGGCGCCCGTGACTGAAAAGGAGCGCCCCTTGTTGGCCAAGATGGCCACGCGGGCCATGGACGAGTTGATCCGGCTCACCCAGCAGGGCGACAACGTCTGGGTCAAGATCCCCGGCGGCGACGGCCGGGAGACCATCGACGTCCAGGCGTACGACTCCATCTACTCCAAGCCCGGCAGCAGCAACTTCCGCGCCGGAGACATCCGCGTCGAGGGCTCCCGGGACTCGGCAATCGTGTGCATGAGCCCCGTCAACCTCGTCGAAGTGTTCATGGACCCGGTGAGTCTTCCAGCCATCCCCTCTAACCGTTCGACCGATTGCCCTTCAATTCTTGATCGACTAGTTCTGAACTGACTGTTTGCTGCTGGCTGCTGCAGAGCAAGTTCATGGAGTTCTTCCCAAGCATCGTGTCCCACGCGCGGATCACTGACCCCCTCGTCAATGGCCTGAACGGGAGGAACGAGTCCCTCGTCATGGTAACGCCGTCGAATCCGTTCCTTTCTCTTCATAGAATCTTAATCAGTCGCGATCTGACATAACGGTGTTGGGTGTGCAGATGTACGAGCAGCTCCAGTTCATGACGCCGGCCGTCCCGACCCGCGAGTTCAGCTTCCTCCGCTACTGCCGGCAGATCGACCAGGGCATGTGGGCCATCGCCGACGTCTCCGCGGACATGCAGCGCGAGGCCCACTacggcgcgccgccgccgcgctcccgcCGCCTCCCGTCCGGCTGCCTCATCGCCGACATGACCAATGGCTACTCCAAGGTCAGTCAGCAGCGAACCAACGACCCATCAGTCCATCGGCCTCTCTCCTGTGTAGCATGCTGTGCTTCTGAGAGTTGTTCTGACATGGACATTGTTTTGTTGGCAGGTGACCTGGGTCGAACACATGGAGATCGAGGACAAGAGCCCGATCGGCCCCCTGTACCGCGACATCGTGCAGAGCGGCGCCGCCTTCGGGGCGCACCGCTGGGTCGCCGCGCTGCACCGCGCCTGCGAGCGCTACGCTTCCTCACTCGAGGTGCCCGGCGTGATGCACGGCGAGACCACCGGAGGTACCCCGATGGGCCCTTAAACCCCAAGCAAGAGCGTTtttgttgttttgttttgttCTAATCTAACCATGATGGTGGATGTTGTTGACAGTGACGGCCGAAGGGAGACGCAGCATGATGGCGCTGTCGCAGCGCATGGTGAGCAGCTTCTGCGGGGGCATGACGGCGTCGCCGCAGCACCAGTGGACGACCATGCCCGGCGCCGCCGGCAACGAGGTGTGCGTGCGCGTGTCCATGAACCAGGGCGCCCAGCCGGGGCATCCCAACGGCGTGGTGCTCGGCGCCGCCACCTCCGTCTGGCTCCCCGTCCCCGCCGACCACGTCTTCGGCTTCCTCCGCGACGAGAACACGCGCACCCAGGTTCGTTCTGCTTAACTCCCTACGTTCACGCACCACACTACACTGTTACGGTTGTTATCACTTGTCACGTACGTAGTACCGGGTGACACACGCCATTGACGCCATGTCTCTCGCCGTTGATGTGCATGCAGTGGGACGTCCTGTGCAAGGAGAATTCGGTGCAGCCGGTGTCGCGCATCCCCAACGGCCCCAATCCCGGGAACTGCATCACCCTGCTGCGGGTAATGACTAATGACTTGACGAGGCGATAATGCTCCGTCGCCATTGAATTGCTGCATTAACACTGTGGATAGTATTTGCGTTAATGGCGTCCGATACTGGCAACTTTTTGAATCGCAGGCCCTGAGCCCGAGCCAGGCTCCCCAAGGTGGCCAGGCCACCATGCTGGTGCTGCAGGAGAGCTGCACGGACACGTCGGGGTGCTCCATGGTGGTTCACTCGCCCATCGACATCCCGGCGGCCAACATGATGATGAGCGGCGCCGACCCGTCGGGCATCCCGCTGCTGCCCTCGGGGTTCGCCATCTGGCCCGCgggcgtgggcggcggcgcgTCCACCAGCGCCGCCGCCACCCCGATGGCGGCCGGGTGCATCGTCAGCGTCGCCTTCCAGATCCTCATCAGCAGCCTGCCGTCGTCCAAGCTCAACGCCGAGTCCATCGCCACCGTCAACAACCTCGTCAGCACCACCGTCCAGAACATCAAGGCCGCCCTCAACTGCGTCTAGCCGCCATGGGCGTCCATCCACCATCCATCCGAGCTAAGCTAGAGTGTTCGTCTAGTGCTTCTgacgagggagagagagagagagagcagttGGTTGGTGCGTTGAATGCTCGCATTCATGCGTTCCACCTGCTGTTGCTGCGGCATCTCAAGCCGAcgcaactctctctctctctctctctttctccttccgtccgtccgtccatccaTCCAATCCATCCATGCGTCCACCATCACACCATCCCATTGCATGTTTAGGCTTCGTTCGTTCGTCAGTCTTCGTTTTGGATTTCCATTAGCGTAATTTTACAGGATATTTCCCACCTTAAACTAGTTGATGCATGCATATGCGTCGTCAGGTCAGTCAGTCAGTGAGTGAGTCAGTCAGAGTCAGAGAGATCAGCAATCAGAAAGAGAGATATGATAGGCGCCTTTGACAGTGAGAGAGTCAAGAACGAACCATTGCTGCTTGTCCCTTTCTTCCTCCTCGTGCCGCCGCAGCACCGCCACCATTGTCCCATTTTTCCTCCTATGTGTTGGTGCTGTGCGTGTGTGTGCGGCAGAGAATAGGGGAGGGGGTAGGGGGTGAAATGCATGGTTCGGGTATTGACTTGGCTCCATCAATGTACAGCCTTGAATGAACATTCATTTCGGTTATAAATGGAAAAGAAAGAGATCTGGTTAAAGTTTTATGGATGAGATGATGCGCTCGATCTTGCTCTTGCCAGCACCCCCGCTTGCTTTCTTTCTTTTTCATGATAATACGTGCCTCATTTATATCATAAGGATCATAATACAAGCCACGTACATACCGAcctgacaaaactgaaaaggcaaCAGAACGCTAGGCTTTGCACACAAAAACACCAGCCAAGAAGTAAAAATTACAAATAAGACTGAAGAATCTTCTGAGCTTGACAACGTCCGTCACCTGCCTCTGGCACCACCATCGCAGCTACCAAAGGAGAAAATGACGGATCACCTCCAcacccgagctcgacgcggctccatcgctgatatgcagctttgcggacctccaaggtggctcgCCAATAAAAGCGAAGCCATTgccgttgaacgaatcagaccggggcaacaccacggacacgccatcgaactccagatctggcacccCCGCCCAACTAAGATGTTGGAGAAGGAAACCATACCTGTTTGGCACGAACTACGAACCCAGATCCACCATCTTCCAGATACCgtcgatgcagaccacaatctgcatccgctcgtggactacctcccaagctccaCGCCGGCGTTGGAGCAAACGCCATTGCAATGGCGGAGCACGAGGACACATATCCACCACGAGGATGCCGCCGCCGCCTCACCATCCTTGCTTAAACAGACTGGTTTCCAAACCCACCCCAAAAGCGGATCGCCTCGTTGGGAAAGGATCTGAAGATTTATTAGTCGGCACCGCCATCGCCATTGTCAAAGTCATGACGATGAACAACCGAAAATCCTAAAAAACTAATGCCTAAAACAATCCACACGCGTGGATCTGGCGATCCCCTCACCACCGACGATCGAGGTCGTCGGCGGAGGGGAGCCGCCGGAGGACGGCGGCGGAGGAAGGCGCCCTGGCGGCAGGAGGCGAGATCGCCTTTCTTTCTTCTCCTGGAAGAAAGAAAACGCTGTAATGGAATCCCGCTTGCTTTCCTGGCCCGGCCTCTTACTATTACACTGCCTGTATTCGTACTCCTGTACTGCCACAAGTCTACTGCTGCTCTCATCGCTTGCTACTCGCTTGCTCCTATGTGTATGCAGCAACGGCCCCAGCCCAGCTTGTTGTCGTTGGTCGATCGATCGTCGTGTCGAAGAGACCAGCCAACCAACCGAAGCAGCAGCTCGTTTCGTGTATATGTAGACAGACGTGTCTGCGTCACGGAGCGAGCACATGCGACACGCCCAACAACCGATTCGGGCGTACGCCATGCGTCGAGCGGCCATGCATGCGCACGCCGCCGTGCTGTGCTGATGATCGGCGGAGGGCCACGCGCTTTAAACATTGTTTTAAATAGCGTTTACAAAAGATCTTGCCCTAAGA
This sequence is a window from Aegilops tauschii subsp. strangulata cultivar AL8/78 chromosome 7, Aet v6.0, whole genome shotgun sequence. Protein-coding genes within it:
- the LOC109735682 gene encoding homeobox-leucine zipper protein ROC8 encodes the protein MDFGDDQEGGSESNQHQHHQQQNQNQRRKRYHRHTPRQIQTLEAMFKECPHPDEAQRANLSRELGLEARQIKFWFQNRRTQMKAQHERQDNCFLRQENDKIRCENIAMREALKNVICPTCGGPPIAEDYFDEQKLRMENARLKQELDSVAGLTAKYLGRPFTQLPQGTPQMNVSSLDLSMGGVPMGGVPMGGGHHQQFGGGLSLDLDLLSGAGLGMPLSDMPTMHLPAPVTEKERPLLAKMATRAMDELIRLTQQGDNVWVKIPGGDGRETIDVQAYDSIYSKPGSSNFRAGDIRVEGSRDSAIVCMSPVNLVEVFMDPSKFMEFFPSIVSHARITDPLVNGLNGRNESLVMMYEQLQFMTPAVPTREFSFLRYCRQIDQGMWAIADVSADMQREAHYGAPPPRSRRLPSGCLIADMTNGYSKVTWVEHMEIEDKSPIGPLYRDIVQSGAAFGAHRWVAALHRACERYASSLEVPGVMHGETTGVTAEGRRSMMALSQRMVSSFCGGMTASPQHQWTTMPGAAGNEVCVRVSMNQGAQPGHPNGVVLGAATSVWLPVPADHVFGFLRDENTRTQWDVLCKENSVQPVSRIPNGPNPGNCITLLRALSPSQAPQGGQATMLVLQESCTDTSGCSMVVHSPIDIPAANMMMSGADPSGIPLLPSGFAIWPAGVGGGASTSAAATPMAAGCIVSVAFQILISSLPSSKLNAESIATVNNLVSTTVQNIKAALNCV